The proteins below come from a single Cyanobacterium stanieri LEGE 03274 genomic window:
- a CDS encoding Spy/CpxP family protein refolding chaperone yields the protein MKNNIRHLFALTMLLTFTGGARAIALDADIISLENTLNETIELAQGKEENKRWGAKKEGQSRLIQQLNLTPEQQQQMLEIKNRYEPRMTNLRQEIRTERQELRTMMNNNESTEAIRAKNQTISNLTQQMRELGFETMLEMREVLTPAQREELSQIMNQRRSSNRPNR from the coding sequence ATGAAGAACAATATTCGCCATTTATTCGCCCTAACGATGCTTCTAACCTTCACAGGGGGTGCAAGGGCGATCGCCCTTGATGCAGACATCATCAGCCTTGAAAACACCCTTAACGAAACCATAGAACTAGCCCAAGGGAAAGAGGAAAACAAAAGATGGGGAGCTAAAAAAGAAGGTCAAAGTCGTCTTATCCAACAACTAAACCTCACCCCCGAGCAACAACAACAAATGTTAGAAATCAAAAATAGATACGAACCACGCATGACGAACCTTCGACAAGAGATTCGCACCGAACGTCAAGAACTTAGAACCATGATGAACAACAACGAATCCACCGAAGCCATTCGAGCCAAAAATCAAACCATCTCTAACCTTACTCAACAAATGCGGGAACTAGGTTTTGAAACCATGTTAGAAATGCGCGAAGTTCTCACCCCCGCACAAAGGGAAGAACTAAGTCAAATCATGAACCAAAGAAGGTCAAGTAACCGCCCCAATCGGTAA
- a CDS encoding serine/threonine protein kinase: MSLGKGKQNSNQRILADRYQLVELIGSGAMGQVYRGEDKLLGGVVVAVKFLSQTLLNDKMRHRFEREATISALLGEKSIHIIRVRDYGVDENEVPYYVMEFLEGESLSQVIKFQPLPLKRFLYLSRQICVGMDAAHSGIMLKGELCQVVHRDIKPSNVLVMQDPTLGELVKILDFGIAKLVQANATQTHSFMGTLAYCSPEQMEGKELDNRSDIYSLGVMMYEMLTLEMPILPESSSFGAWYKAHHDFRPRPFDSHLQIPQDLKDVIMKCMEKSRDNRPQTVAEILRVIEGLEKTTKSSRDTDRMTAFSGQKTIVADTYDSEHVTARGDRTEVAPKMDLSATTISKNLTWPNNKPIQKIVFPKVIISSGQTFPSLWVMIEKDDILSRIKDMRYNQFLFLNSPHPMILWITVIYNPHRGPRWLPCYLDLKSQTSRQVTAALAKTGSYKILFFAVEEPGMCQHVTGSTIAANQCKIMVEWLENSKNLPNKGDARMSKQRLRDEFNKLKPVILSKLKNSYKS; encoded by the coding sequence ATGAGTTTAGGGAAAGGCAAACAAAATAGTAATCAGCGTATATTAGCAGATCGTTATCAATTAGTCGAGTTAATCGGCAGCGGTGCGATGGGGCAAGTATATCGTGGTGAAGATAAACTGCTTGGCGGTGTGGTGGTGGCGGTTAAGTTTTTGTCTCAAACCCTGCTCAATGACAAAATGCGTCATCGATTTGAGAGGGAGGCGACTATCAGTGCCCTTTTAGGGGAAAAAAGTATTCACATCATTAGGGTAAGGGATTATGGTGTTGATGAAAATGAAGTTCCCTATTATGTGATGGAGTTTTTGGAGGGAGAAAGTTTAAGTCAGGTAATTAAGTTTCAGCCTTTGCCCCTTAAACGTTTTCTTTATTTGAGCCGTCAAATCTGTGTGGGTATGGATGCGGCCCATAGTGGCATTATGCTTAAGGGGGAATTGTGTCAGGTGGTGCATCGAGACATTAAACCCAGTAATGTATTGGTAATGCAAGATCCTACTTTGGGCGAATTGGTGAAAATTTTGGATTTTGGGATTGCTAAGTTGGTTCAAGCTAATGCGACTCAAACCCATTCTTTTATGGGTACTTTGGCTTATTGTTCCCCTGAACAAATGGAGGGTAAAGAGTTGGACAATCGCTCTGATATTTATAGTTTAGGGGTGATGATGTATGAAATGCTTACCCTTGAGATGCCTATTCTACCTGAGTCTTCTTCCTTTGGGGCATGGTATAAAGCCCACCATGATTTTCGGCCTCGTCCTTTTGATTCCCATTTACAAATTCCCCAAGATTTGAAAGATGTGATTATGAAGTGTATGGAAAAATCCCGTGATAATCGCCCTCAAACGGTGGCGGAAATTTTACGGGTGATTGAGGGTTTAGAAAAGACGACTAAATCTAGTCGTGATACCGATCGCATGACGGCTTTTAGTGGTCAAAAAACCATTGTGGCTGATACCTATGATTCTGAGCATGTTACCGCTAGGGGCGATCGCACCGAAGTTGCCCCCAAAATGGATTTAAGTGCCACTACCATATCAAAAAATCTCACTTGGCCGAATAATAAACCCATTCAAAAAATCGTTTTTCCGAAGGTGATAATTAGCTCAGGGCAAACCTTTCCTAGTCTTTGGGTAATGATTGAAAAAGATGATATTCTCAGCCGTATTAAGGATATGAGATACAACCAATTTCTTTTCCTCAACTCTCCCCATCCGATGATACTTTGGATTACAGTGATTTATAATCCCCATCGTGGCCCCCGTTGGTTACCCTGTTACCTAGACTTAAAATCCCAAACCTCCCGTCAGGTAACCGCCGCCCTTGCGAAAACTGGTAGTTATAAAATACTCTTTTTTGCGGTGGAAGAGCCTGGAATGTGTCAACATGTCACTGGTTCAACCATTGCGGCTAATCAGTGTAAAATTATGGTTGAATGGTTAGAAAATAGTAAAAACTTACCCAATAAAGGGGATGCAAGAATGAGTAAGCAAAGGTTGAGGGATGAGTTTAACAAGTTAAAACCTGTGATTCTTTCTAAACTAAAAAATAGCTATAAATCTTAA
- a CDS encoding sigma-70 family RNA polymerase sigma factor yields MTVLADDHTKITDSELIQRCQMGDENSFRLIYQRYRHKVRATLFKLCGQEILDDLTQEVFFKAWKALPKLRESNYFSTWLYRICWNVACDRRRQLARIRRDKKTLYQYAPEIISDQGELLHIHYQEIVQQGLESLKMDHRVVLVLHDLEDLPQKEIAEILSIPLGTVKSRLFNARKAMRKFLEHQGVKI; encoded by the coding sequence ATGACAGTGTTAGCGGATGATCATACCAAAATCACCGATTCTGAATTAATTCAGAGGTGTCAAATGGGGGACGAGAATTCTTTTCGTCTCATTTATCAACGTTACCGACATAAAGTTAGGGCAACCCTGTTCAAACTGTGCGGTCAAGAAATACTCGATGATTTAACCCAAGAGGTTTTTTTCAAGGCGTGGAAAGCCCTACCAAAACTAAGGGAGTCGAATTATTTTTCTACTTGGTTATACCGCATTTGTTGGAATGTTGCTTGCGATCGCCGCCGACAACTCGCCAGAATCCGTAGAGACAAAAAAACTCTTTATCAATATGCCCCAGAAATTATCTCAGACCAAGGAGAATTGCTGCACATCCACTATCAAGAAATAGTACAACAAGGGTTAGAAAGTCTCAAAATGGATCATCGTGTGGTTTTAGTATTACACGACTTAGAGGACTTACCCCAAAAAGAAATCGCTGAGATATTATCGATTCCTTTGGGTACGGTAAAATCAAGATTGTTTAATGCTCGTAAAGCCATGCGTAAATTTTTAGAACATCAGGGAGTGAAAATATGA
- a CDS encoding acyl-CoA thioesterase: MTFIYDRKIHFADTDSAGVVYFAQLLSMCHEAYEAYLESLEIDLHGFFQNPTMAIPIVHGEIDFFSPLFCGDTIQVYLKFIALNSKAFEIEYTIEKEDQKVATGKTRHVCINPQTRKTQSLPFYLRFGKINDD, encoded by the coding sequence ATGACATTTATTTATGATAGAAAAATTCACTTTGCTGACACCGATAGTGCGGGGGTGGTTTATTTTGCCCAACTTCTTTCTATGTGCCATGAGGCTTACGAGGCTTATTTAGAAAGTTTAGAGATAGATTTACACGGTTTTTTTCAAAACCCTACCATGGCGATTCCCATTGTTCATGGGGAAATCGATTTTTTTAGCCCTCTATTTTGTGGAGATACCATTCAAGTATATTTAAAATTCATTGCCCTTAACTCAAAAGCCTTTGAAATTGAATATACCATTGAGAAAGAAGATCAAAAAGTAGCCACGGGCAAAACTCGCCATGTCTGTATTAACCCCCAAACCAGAAAAACTCAATCTCTACCTTTTTATTTAAGGTTTGGAAAAATAAATGATGATTAA
- the nadB gene encoding L-aspartate oxidase, which yields MNSIPRFPDHFDVIIVGSGAAGLYAALKLPTTLRIGLITKDKLKKGASDWAQGGIAAAIAPNDSPVLHLEDTLKAGAGLCDRTAVKYLVENAVTSIRSLLEMGVEFDRHNDQLAMTLEAAHSFPRVLHAADTTGRAIVSILRQRAMESENISVYEQAYALDLWLDEEKEKCQGLCLLHKNKISWLGAKAVILATGGGGQVFAQTTNPKVSTGDGVALAWRSGALLRNLEFVQFHPTALKKENAPRFLISEAVRGEGAHLIDREGKRFTFDYHPKGELAPRDVVSRAIYNHLHKISPNPALDNVFLDLRPIPRPRLEYRFPNIIKRCQDWGIDVFSEPIPVSPAAHYWMGGIAVDLHNKTSIEGLYAIGETANTGVHGANRLASNSLLECLVFGETLKDLDVGATVYPSLDGHIHPLQGDGWQDEMTVINKIRKELPLLVWEVAGICRRHDMLQGAIALIQQWQNEIDGLKIGQFLKNLKPKNSYNLESPIVEQQLKLSAETLNLLEIGYLIVQSALFRTESRGGHYRLDYPETQEKWECHTLIKHHNWWSENVIF from the coding sequence TTGAATTCTATTCCTCGTTTTCCCGATCATTTTGATGTTATCATTGTAGGCTCGGGGGCTGCTGGTTTATATGCGGCCTTAAAACTCCCTACAACTTTACGCATTGGTTTAATCACTAAGGATAAGTTAAAAAAGGGTGCTAGTGATTGGGCGCAAGGGGGTATTGCTGCTGCGATCGCCCCTAATGATTCACCTGTACTACATTTAGAGGATACTTTAAAGGCTGGGGCGGGACTGTGCGATCGCACTGCGGTAAAATATTTAGTGGAAAATGCGGTAACCTCTATTCGCTCGTTATTAGAAATGGGAGTAGAATTTGATCGTCACAATGATCAATTAGCCATGACATTGGAGGCGGCCCATTCTTTTCCTCGGGTACTCCATGCGGCAGATACCACAGGTAGGGCAATCGTATCCATTTTAAGGCAAAGAGCCATGGAAAGTGAAAATATTTCCGTTTATGAACAAGCCTACGCCCTAGATTTATGGTTAGACGAAGAAAAGGAAAAGTGTCAGGGCCTTTGTTTATTACATAAAAACAAAATTAGTTGGTTGGGGGCAAAAGCCGTTATTCTTGCCACGGGAGGCGGGGGGCAAGTCTTCGCTCAAACCACTAACCCCAAGGTAAGCACGGGGGATGGAGTCGCCTTGGCATGGCGTAGCGGTGCGCTGTTGCGCAACTTAGAATTTGTGCAGTTTCATCCTACGGCTTTAAAAAAGGAAAATGCTCCCCGTTTTCTCATCAGTGAGGCTGTGAGGGGGGAAGGAGCGCACCTAATTGATAGGGAGGGCAAAAGATTTACTTTCGATTATCATCCTAAGGGGGAATTGGCCCCCCGTGATGTGGTTAGTCGTGCTATTTATAATCATTTACACAAAATTAGTCCTAATCCAGCGTTAGATAATGTTTTTCTCGATTTACGCCCGATTCCTCGCCCTCGCTTAGAGTATCGTTTTCCCAACATCATTAAAAGGTGTCAAGATTGGGGCATTGATGTATTTTCCGAGCCGATTCCCGTTTCCCCTGCCGCCCATTATTGGATGGGGGGAATTGCGGTGGATTTACATAATAAAACTTCCATTGAGGGTTTATACGCCATCGGTGAAACTGCTAACACGGGGGTACATGGGGCAAATCGTTTGGCGAGTAATTCTCTTTTAGAGTGTTTAGTGTTTGGGGAAACTCTCAAGGATTTGGATGTGGGGGCAACGGTTTATCCTTCTTTAGATGGCCATATTCATCCTTTACAGGGTGATGGTTGGCAGGATGAAATGACGGTAATTAATAAAATTCGTAAGGAATTACCTCTTTTAGTTTGGGAGGTGGCGGGGATTTGTCGTCGTCATGATATGTTACAAGGGGCGATCGCCCTTATCCAACAATGGCAAAATGAAATAGATGGTCTAAAAATAGGTCAATTTCTCAAAAACCTTAAGCCAAAAAACTCCTATAACTTAGAATCTCCCATAGTAGAGCAACAATTAAAACTCAGTGCCGAAACCCTCAACCTCTTAGAAATAGGTTATCTCATTGTCCAATCTGCCCTATTTCGCACCGAAAGCCGAGGGGGGCATTATCGCCTTGACTATCCAGAAACCCAAGAAAAGTGGGAATGTCACACCCTCATCAAACACCATAACTGGTGGTCAGAAAATGTGATTTTCTAG
- a CDS encoding Glu/Leu/Phe/Val family dehydrogenase — protein sequence MSNSLFADANIRLERALKYVSISPSTEEKLQYPKSSLAVSIPVRMDDGSLKVYQGYRVIYNDSRGPGKGGVRYHPSVNLDEVQSLAFWMMFKCAVLNLPFGGAKGGICVNPQELSKGELERLSKNYIGAIADYIGTDKDILAPDVYTNEMIMGWMVEAYNNITRKISLGVVTGKPLTMGGSEGRSTATATGAFHVIQTILPKFDQKPAETTVAVQGFGNAGAHIAELLYNSGYKVVAVSDSRGGIYCGDGLDIPSIREYKENNSTVKDVYCQETVCDLRENDVITNEELLSLDVDVLIPAALENQITEDNAGEIQGKFIFEVANGPISSAADLILEQKGIQVIPDILVNAGGVTVSHLEWVQNRNGMYWNLEKVQQHLKEGMERETEVIWQLAREYEVSMRTAAYIHGLQRLNDAMGF from the coding sequence ATGTCTAATTCTTTATTTGCCGATGCCAATATTAGGCTAGAAAGGGCTTTAAAATATGTTTCTATTTCTCCTTCCACAGAGGAAAAGTTACAGTATCCTAAATCGAGTTTAGCGGTATCGATTCCCGTGAGAATGGATGATGGCTCTTTAAAAGTTTATCAGGGTTATCGAGTTATTTACAATGATAGTCGAGGCCCTGGCAAAGGGGGTGTCCGTTATCATCCTTCCGTTAATCTTGATGAGGTGCAATCCCTTGCTTTTTGGATGATGTTTAAATGTGCGGTGTTAAATCTTCCTTTTGGGGGTGCTAAGGGGGGTATTTGTGTTAATCCTCAGGAGTTATCAAAGGGCGAGTTAGAAAGGCTTTCTAAAAATTATATCGGTGCGATCGCCGATTATATCGGTACAGATAAAGATATTTTAGCCCCCGATGTTTATACTAATGAAATGATTATGGGTTGGATGGTGGAAGCATATAACAACATCACCAGAAAAATAAGTTTGGGAGTTGTTACAGGAAAACCTTTAACCATGGGAGGAAGCGAGGGGAGAAGCACCGCTACGGCTACGGGAGCATTTCATGTTATTCAAACTATTTTGCCCAAATTTGACCAAAAACCAGCAGAAACTACCGTGGCAGTACAAGGTTTTGGTAATGCGGGAGCGCACATAGCCGAATTATTATATAACAGTGGATATAAGGTAGTGGCGGTGAGTGATTCGAGGGGGGGGATTTATTGTGGAGATGGCTTAGATATTCCTAGCATCCGTGAGTATAAGGAAAATAATAGCACCGTGAAGGATGTTTATTGTCAGGAAACGGTATGTGATTTGAGGGAAAATGATGTAATTACCAATGAGGAGTTATTAAGTTTAGATGTAGATGTTTTGATTCCTGCAGCCCTTGAAAACCAAATCACGGAAGATAATGCGGGGGAGATTCAAGGGAAATTTATTTTTGAAGTAGCTAATGGCCCAATTTCCTCTGCGGCGGATTTAATTTTAGAGCAAAAAGGTATTCAGGTAATTCCCGATATTTTAGTTAATGCTGGGGGAGTTACTGTTAGTCATTTAGAATGGGTACAAAACCGTAATGGGATGTATTGGAATTTAGAAAAAGTACAACAACATCTCAAGGAAGGAATGGAGAGGGAAACGGAAGTAATTTGGCAACTTGCCCGAGAATATGAGGTTTCCATGCGTACTGCTGCTTATATTCATGGCCTTCAACGTCTTAATGATGCCATGGGGTTTTGA